The following coding sequences lie in one Syngnathus scovelli strain Florida chromosome 1, RoL_Ssco_1.2, whole genome shotgun sequence genomic window:
- the si:dkey-237j10.2 gene encoding uncharacterized protein si:dkey-237j10.2 has product MLAEGFLSALHFKEDNDDVAFVSMGHKFQKSSMTLQTDLQQGLEHEDPGFRLSHEVRATGLSIPRCSPVETLETDLTLCTGACSLLEHYPDLQVADAGLISCNALGNSSIHQDLYTESYNLTRAEQQRLLSLPDQGYLVMGGLDLPASEPMSDSLLNGLLEKKLDEVYLQHLTDNLARCNSILDNSLLHGLVPPLQPNNQQHGSDSLESCLEKGPDGENGKKISYLTTINLPPCSSNFSTPILRISEDVHPQ; this is encoded by the exons ATGCTGGCAGAAGGTTTTTTGAGTGCGTTGCATTTCAAGGAGGACAATGATGATGTTGCTTTTGTTTCCATGGGACACAAGTTTCAGAAAAGCTCGATGACTCTTCAGACAGATCTTCAACAAG GTCTAGAACACGAGGATCCTGGCTTCAGACTTTCTCATGAAGTGCGAGCCACAGGTCTTTCTATCCCTAGATGTTCACCTGTTGAAACCCTTGAAACAGACCTGACACTCTGCACAGGTGCTTGTAGCCTCCTGGAACATTATCCTGATCTCCAAGTGGCCGATGCTGGCCTCATCTCCTGCAACGCTCTCGGAAACAGCAGCATTCACCAAGATCTTTACACTGAGTCTTATAATTTGACCCGGGCAGAACAACAGCGTCTCTTGTCACTTCCAGACCAGGGCTATCTGGTTATGGGTGGCTTGGATCTGCCCGCCTCAGAGCCCATGTCTGACTCATTGCTGAATGGACTTCTGGAGAAAAAGTTAGATGAGGTATATCTGCAGCATCTGACTGATAACCTGGCTCGATGCAACTCCATCCTGGATAACAGCCTCCTGCATGGCCTGGTACCTCCTCTGCAACCTAACAACCAACAGCATGGCTCAGATTCACTGGAGTCCTGTCTGGAAAAGGGACCAGATGGAGAGAATGGCAAGAAGATAAGTTACCTGACCACCATAAATTTACCACCATGTTCCTCTAACTTCAGCACTCCCATCCTTCGTATTTCCGAGGATGTGCATCCACAATGA